The Plantactinospora sp. KBS50 sequence AGGCCGTCCCGCCGGCCCAGCGAGATGCACTGGTTGACATACCGGATCGGTACGTCCGGCACCTTCCCGCCGGTCAACCGTGCCGCGATCGCGTCGGCGGCCTGCCAGGCGGACGGGACTCCCGACGCGCAGGACATCCGCAGCGGCTTGTTCCCGGGACCCGTCGCCCAGGCCGCGTCGCCGATGGCGTACACGTCCGGGTGCGAGACCGAGCGCATGGTCCGGTCGACGACGATCTGGCCGGTGCCGGCGGTTTCCAGGGCGGTCGCCGCCGCGACGGGGTGGACCGCGAAGCCGGTGGTCCAGACCGTGACCGCGGCCGGGATGGTCGCCCCGCCTGCGGTGCTGACCCGGTCGGCGTCGACGCCGGTGACGGTGGTGTGCTCGTGCACGGTGATTCCGAGCCGGTCGAAGACCGTCCGCAGGTGCGCGCGGGCGCGGGTCGAGAGCCAGTCGCCGAGGCCGCCGCGGACCGCGAGCGCGACGCGCAGGTCCGGGCGGGCCTCGGCGAACTCGGTCGCGGCCTCCAGGCCGGTGAGACCGCCGCCGACCACCAGTACGGTCTGGCCGGGGTCGAGCCGGGCCAGCCGCTCCCGCAGCCGGAGCGCCCCGGGCCGGCTGGCGATCTGGTACGCGTGCTCGGCGGCCCCCGGTACGCCCTGGTCGGTCCAGCCGCTGCCGAGGGCGTAGACGAGGGTGTCGTAGGAAAGCTCCGCGGTGCCGGCCCGGTCGACGACCTCGACGTAGCGGCGTTCGACGTCGACGGCGGTGACCGTGGCCAC is a genomic window containing:
- a CDS encoding NAD(P)/FAD-dependent oxidoreductase, giving the protein MSHRIIVLGAGYAGAVAAGRLAKRLDREDVSITLVNTEPDFVERVRMHQVATGQDLKPRPFPEMFAGTGVELRVATVTAVDVERRYVEVVDRAGTAELSYDTLVYALGSGWTDQGVPGAAEHAYQIASRPGALRLRERLARLDPGQTVLVVGGGLTGLEAATEFAEARPDLRVALAVRGGLGDWLSTRARAHLRTVFDRLGITVHEHTTVTGVDADRVSTAGGATIPAAVTVWTTGFAVHPVAAATALETAGTGQIVVDRTMRSVSHPDVYAIGDAAWATGPGNKPLRMSCASGVPSAWQAADAIAARLTGGKVPDVPIRYVNQCISLGRRDGLIQYVTADDRAVRAVLTGRLAAGYKELICKGAAWAVGNPLLGLPARHRRLARQPAVAPATDHSGAGRRP